The DNA segment AAGCTGAGTTTTACAGGTGTCTCCATATCCTGGTAGCTGATAGCATGGATTACTTACTAGCCTATTTGGACTGACTTGAGCCAACAGTGGTGAGGGAGGGGAAGTAGAGTGAGTGGAGTGTTGGGGAGCCTTGGGGATGGAGCAGGAGGAAATATGTGCACAGTGTGGCGGGTAGGGGTCAGATTGAAGCTTAGGTCTCTGCTGCCAGGAGCTTGGTCTTTAGAGTCATTTTCCTTTGGGGTCTGAATCATGTCCTCACATCTATAAAACATCACCCAAGGTAAAACACTAGCCTGACTGAGAAGACCTGGCTTTGGCCCTAAAGAAGAGGCTCCCTGGGAGCACAACAGAAGCAAGTCATCTGAACCAATGAACAGACAGGAGACACCACAAGAGTGGCCCTTCTCTTAGGATGGAAGTGACAGGCTTGTGTCAAAGACCCTGCTGGCCCTGATCTCCAGAACAGTAGGAGGAGCATGCATTGTCCTGGAGCCTCCTGTGAGCCACTAGTGCTAATGACAGAGTcaatgtgtgtcactgtgcaggGCGGTCTCATGTGCACATGCAgacaatgcacacacaccatcataCAGGGATGCAATGCTCAGAGCACATCCCTGTACCATTCCCTGTGCTGGTGGTGAGTTGGAGGTCCCATGACACAGATGTATCATCTACATGACACAGATGTGCACATGTACAGTGTAGGTGTAGATGAGTTTCTTGGGACTAGCTTCCTACTCTATGAGAGGTAACATGTTTGAAGGCAGGCAGCATCTGCCCAGGTGGCCCTTGAAGGTTCCTATAAGAATTCTATGTCCTCCCCTTGACAGAAAGAACCGGGACAGGGAGCATAGTGGGACTCAGTCCCTGACAGACAAAACCTGAAAAGACAGAAACCATAAGGACGAGAATAGTTGAAGcctctgactcagtttccttcTGGAATCCCTGTTGCTGCCAGGGGCAGAGGGACTTCGTGGATTTGGAAGTTTCCCCTTTTCAGTAGAGGTTCAGAAATGACTTTTGATAGAGCTTCCTACATCAGCACATGTGACTGGTTTAGAAAACACATGACAAGCTTCAAATTGAGACACATAGGGCCCTGAGCTGTTAAGTTTCAGAGGAGACCGGGAGAACTGATAGGCTGCAACAAGACCCATGGATGTTCTGTTATCATTCAATTTGATTACATTTAGAAGGACAGTGAATCACCTCTCCATATGTCTATGCCAGTATTTCCACAAAAATGTAAGTGAGGAGGATGTGGCTAGCATTACCCTATGGGCCAGGATTGGAATTCCAGGTTGAACAGAGAAGAGACAGCAAGCCAAATATTGTAGCctacagctttaatcccagtacttgggaggcaaaggcagttggatctctgagagttcaaggccagcctgatctacacagcgagttctaggacaccagggttaaacagagaaaccctatcttgaaaaaccagtaaagagaagagacagcaagctgagcaccCTCATTGGGtttttctgcctcctgaatgaaCACAATGTTTCCGGATGCTTCATGGTTTTGTTACCAGGCCTTTCCCACTGATAGACTGTGTCCTCAAACTGAGACAAAgtaaccctttcttccctaagctGCCTGTTTCAGTTATTTTGTtccaacaagaaaagtaactgacAGATGGTCTCACAAGCCCAGCACTGAGATCACCTTACTTTGACCTGACAAGTCTTTCTGCGTCTGGTCACAGGTTGCAGCCTCAGAGATATCATAGTCTGGAGGCCGCAGGTACTAGGCAGCATTGCTGGTCTCAGCTTTCATTCAGGTACCAGTGTGTGAGGTTTCTGGTAGATTTTTATGTTGTTGACTAACAATTGTATTTCCCAGCTGATCTGCTGGTCTCATCATTggcttattatatttatttaaagattaGTATCTAGAATAAAGTGTGGCACATATAGTGTTCAGTAacagggctcagcaggtaaaagcatttacctgatgacctagattttattttttggaatcTATGTAAAAGCCAGAtttggtgtgtgtatctgtcatCTGGGCACTCTTGGCACTTGTGAGGTAGAGATGGGAGAATTGTTTGGATGCTCATGGGCTAGCTAGGTTGCAACATATACCACAGTAGCAGAATCAagagagattctgcctcaaaacaagGTGAAAGGCAATAAGTGACTCCCAAAATTTGTCCTCTGCCCTTCATAATGCACCCTGGCATGTCTATACCCATACTCATACACAACgcaatgataataaaataataaataaaagtaaataaagtatGGATTTTCTatcaaaaatctttttttttattgtaaggaaaaaaataacattgtaACCAGGACAGAAGGTCAGTAAAAAACAGTGGATAGTGGCTACGAATCAGGGAGTTGGGGCTGGAGGAGGGGTCTGCTAAAGAGAAACCCCCAGGGAATCCCGAGATTCTCTATGACCCTCAGAGAGCAATGCCTGGCAACCAACACCTGCACTCTTTCATAGAACCCTGTTCTGACAGCACTCTGccttgcaggggctggagaggggaGGTGATTCATCTTAAAGTCCTATCTCCCTATTTTGGCCCTTGGAACCTGACATCTGGGTTTCCCAAACTCGTTTCCATTGTCAGTCAGAAAGCAGGTATGTTCCCACGTTCTACCTGAAGCAAACCTTGGTGCAGCATCAGGCTTACGCTGGAGATCTTTGGGTAGTGGAGAGACCCTGACCTCAGAGGTTTAGCAGAAGAAAAGGAGTCCATGCTGAGCGTCAAGAGCTGTGCTGCTTTGGAATTCCCAATTTGGGGAAGAGTTGAGGAGCTGATCAGATGACTGAAGACCATAGTCAGGAAGCTATATTCTTGTTCATGTGACCAAAAATGCCTAAACTGTTTTCCAACTTCCAAGGTCCTTCTTCAGTGAGTCACTGTCCCCTCTTCTGCACAGAACCAAGAGCTCCATTACCCTCAGGGAAAGGTCTTTTGTGCCCAGCAAACTGAACAAAGTCTTTTGCACTGTCAATCATGTAATGATGATTCCATGATGTTTGGGGTTCCAGAGGCCTCCAAGGAGGAAGAACATGATAAGCCCATGCTGGTGGCCTCTCTCTGGAATCAACTCTGCAGGCAGCTCCATTAGCTTCCACTGGGCACAGACTTAGAACCTCCTTACCTagacagagagatgagagggGGTCGGGGGTGAACTCCTGAACTGAGATCTCTGTACAGATGGGAACAGGCATGTGCAGATGACCTACCATCTCATACTCTGCATATGTGAATGGCCATGCCACCTAGCTAAGAACACTCAGCTTTTGTTACATGCTTCCTCCCAGAAAAGCCTGGGGATAAGGCTAGGAAGGACTTACTTCCAGGGCATCATAGGCCTGAAACACCCTGGATCAGAAACACAAGTTCCCAAGAGTCCTGAGAGGATCCTGTAGACTCAAGACTCTCCAAAGAATTCCAGGGTCAAAATAAACCTTGAGAACAGATGGTCCTTGCAGGCCTAATTTGGGGCCTATATTCTTAGCTGTATCAGgctaaaaaaaaagttcttggaTTGGACCCTGCTGTCTTGATCCTGTGTAGGCTCTACAATCCCTCTGAACCCCTTTTGCAGCAGAACTCAGGGTCGCCCCAAGGCAGTGCCAGGGAAGGATGCCAGGAACACCCCACCCACAGGCATTGAGGTACATACCCAATGGGGCTTCTGGGAACGGCAGTGCCTGTAGCAGATAAGTGCAAGGATTCCTGGGACTCCCAAGGCCAAAACAGCAATGATGACTCCCATAAGGGTCCCAGGCTTGGCCTCTAGCTGGGAGCTCTTGACTTGATCTGAAGTGGGTCAGGAAGTCAGGGATGAGGGTTTCCATCACTGGCTCCCAGTCCTATTTTCCCCAATATCTGCCACCTGCTGATCCCACATCCTGGGCAGTTATACCTCCTGGGCATGTACAAGGAGGGCTAAGGGTGAAGGGGCCCAGGGGGGCAGTGCTTAGCTCCATGGTATCAGGAGTGGCTGGAACGCACAGCCTAGAGACAGGGTTATGACACCTACCTGGGAGGGATGTGAACAGCCTCGTGTCTGTGACCTTGTCCTCATTtgaaggctctgccagagacatACCATCAGGTTGAGTGTTATGTGAATCCAACCCTAATTCCCGCTGCAGGAGTCCTGCTGGCTGGTTCCAGGAGGACAGATGTAAGGCTCACCTTTAGGGATTCATTGATTGTGACAGAATGAACTCGTGTGGGGAGGGTGGCAGCCAGATGGAGCCTGGGGGAGGAGGTGCTTTACAGGTACAGAAAGGGTGAACTGGGCAGTGGGTTTCAGGATGGGAGGGACCCATTTCTAGGTGCAGTAAGGATGGGTGTGCTTACAGCACATCAGGGGGTATGCTGGCCTCTAGAGGGATGTAAGGGTGGCACAGAGGGGTGTCAGGAGAACAGAAGTCTTTGTAAACAAATTGTGAAAGTAGCTATGGTAGTGCTGTTCTAGATAGCCTTAAATGTCAATGTGACATAGCCTAGAACCACATGAGAAAGAAGTCTGTGTTGAGGGACTGCCTGGATCAGATAGAccttgggcatgtctgtggggggtTGTCTTGATAGTCAACTGATACAGGAGAGTCCAGTCTACTATAGATGGCACCATTCCCAGAGCAAGTAGTCCTGATCTAGATAAGAAAGATAGGGAAGTTGGCATACACCTAGAATTCCAAcatttaagaggcagaggcagagaggcagagaggcagagagattcCTGTGAATTCAGACCAGCCAAAGctactcagagagagagagagagagagagagagagagagagagagagagagagagaggaagaaggaggaggaagaagaggaggaggaagaggaaggaagaagaggaggaggaagaggaggaggaagagggaagacggaggagagaaaggaaaagggaaggtcACAGTACTTCTCTGCCACACTCTACACACTGGCCTTtatcccctcccacctccttgcTCCACAGCCCTTACCTCACCTGAAACATTCAGGGTGATGTTTCTGTAATATCTCTGGCGTCCATGCAGCTGCCACAAGTATATCCCTCTGTGGTCGTCCTGGGCGTCTTTGATGACAAGCTGTGCCTGCCCCCCTTGAACATGGAGCTCCCACCCACTCCAAGAGAAGTTTCCTTGGGGCTTTTTCTTGAAGATGGTCCTGTCCTTCCCATGGGCAGTCAGCTGGATGGTGACATCGGTGAAGGTGTTAGAGATGTTACAGCTCATCACTGCAGGCCTGCCTCTAGGCACAGACACAATGTTCTCCGTGCAGATAGGTCTGTCCCAGCCTGTATGGAGAGGAGATCACATATGGGCAAGGTGGAGCTGTATGTAGGACAGttgctggctgctcttgcaggccATGGGCAGAGAGATAGAATGGGATATTTCACACTGATGAGGCCAAAAATAGGCACACACTGTGTGGAAGGACAGAATGGCGCTGATGTCACCGGGGATTTTTTGATCTGGAGAGCTATGTTGGGGGAACTCCCTGGGACTTGTTTTCTACCCCCATTTGATGGTCCTGAGTATCTGCTGTCCTAAAGGTCCAGATGATGCTTCGGCTGCTGGACAAGGCTGGATGTATCCAGAGGCCATTAGGCAGACCCTCAGTTATGTGGTACTCTTGTTGCCTGGCAAAGACTCCCTTGCAGTCTGGGTGTGGTTTGGGCAGTCCCACTGGTGATCTAACATCAGCTCCAAGTGTGACTGGTCCTTTGTTGTCAGCCACCCTCAGAGATACATAGTTCACACTCCCGTAGCCCAGGGGACACCAGTCCTCCTGTCCATCCTCGGTAATGAGTCTGCTGGGTGGCAGTAATCACCTAGATCTAACCTTGGTTTGTCCTTCCTAACCTGTCTGGGCCCTTGCATCCTTCCCTCTGGCAGAAGACCCACACCTACTTTTATTCTGAGCATTCAGGGAAACAACCATGAGGAGGATGCTGAACAGCCTGAGAGTAGGGATGGTGGACACCACAGGACGGGTCAGCATGGCCAGTCGGTGGGGTGGGAGGCCTTAGGAGACCGTTGTCCTCTCCAGATGTCTGGGAACACTCCCTAGAAGGAAAGCACAGAGGTCGGAGGCTTGTTGAGGCTGCTGCTGAGCCTGGTAGGAGTGGTCCTAGCCTGGCTAGGGGTGTGCAGTCCCTGAGCTTTTGACCAGCCCTGCCTGAATACCTGAGCTTCTGCGGGACTCTGAGCTGCCAGTAGTGCCCCCTTCTCCTGACCAATACTTGATGAGGTGTCATTGGCTGTGGTAAAGCAATGAGGCAAATGCTTGAAATGAGGAGCAAGTCCCACCACGCTCAACACATTATGCAATTCTGTAGAACTTTCCACAGAGCTAGCAGCTGCCTGGATTGCACTTACGGGAATGAAATCATGGCAGAGACAACATGTGAAGTCACTTGTTAGTTATTTATTTAGACAGTATCATGCTATGTAGCTTGGATGACCTTAATTTGTATCTccttgcctcaacctcccaagtgctggaattatagaaaGAAACATTGAATTTTTCTTGTTGccgacttctctctctctctctctctctctctctctctctctctctctctctctctctctctcttccccccctctctcttgcccttccttctttcctttttttgttctttcttacttttttctttctttgtttgttttcttttttattttttagatgaaGCTCTGGCTGACTTGGAACATACTTTGTAGCTTGTCCTGGCCTAAGAGCAGAGATACACTTACTCccgcctctggagtgctgggataaaatgcTCCACCATTCCCAGCTCCTATATTTTACATCAGCCTGCATGCACCAAGTCACAGTAACAGACTTACAAAGGACATAGCCTCAGTATCCAGTACCCATAGTCCACACAGGGTTCCTTCTTGGTTTAGACAAACCCATCCAGAGGTGCAGTGCTTAATCTTGGGTTACGTGAATGGAATTCCAAAGTCTCAAATTCCTGCCCTACTCTGTGCTCGACCTACATCTCCACCCTCACTCACATTGCTGCCGCTTCAGATACAACCTGTCTCCAACCTCCTGGGAGCAGACTGGGCCAGGTAAAGGGGATCCCCCTCCTAAGCCATGTTCCAAGACATTCCAGGGTGACAGGTATTACCTTGAAGTTGGGTCTGTGTTATGTGGTTCCAGGACTATGATGGAGTATCTATGAGTTTTAGGACAGGaggagttatttttaattttatttttacaactttttCCAGACAAGCatgtagaaagaaaaatttaatccaccaacatggctgctctgacaaGGGATCACATTCAAAGACCTTCTAAATCTGTGTGATCCGGCTGGAATACAGTCATGTGTTTAATCCCAGAAGGCAGGCAAGCAAATCTCCGAGTTCTAGTAAACCAGTTCGGCTGAGTTGGCAGAGAGGCAGTATAGGGGAATTTAGTTTATGGCTGTGCAGtttgtggagttcagaggcagttttaccaggacagttttaAGTCAGGTTGCAGACTAGACACAGGTGAGGACAGAACAAGTCAGCCAGAAgtttagaacagattgctagagttcATTTGAGACCAGGAAGAGTAATTAAGTCAGAAGCTGAGtaaagccagtttgaatcagtcagtgtGGAGGGGAGTTTAAGCCAGAACACCTgggttgaaccagccagccagagttcagaaagagctaagaAAAATTATTCAACAGAaggcctctgagatgacaattacgtCAGATGAATAAAATTTACGTTTACACAATCGTGTTGTAATCTTAgaccttgggaggtagagggatgAAGATTGGAAGATCAAGGTCTGCTCCCATTGCATAATAAAGTCAAGGCCAATCTAGGacacatgaaaccctgtctcaaaaaccaaaaacagcagtattattttctttttaatttagagacagggtctttctatctatcccaggctgaccttgaacttgaggttCTCCTGAATGTTGGAATTAGAGGTATGTCCACTctaggactttttaaaaattttctaatTTATTGTTGGAAGAAGGGAAGATTGCTTAAGCCACTACATTTCTCACATACTCCTTCAAAAATAACCTGCAACAGAAAACCATGAGACAAGCtagtcatggtggctcacacctgttaTTCCAACACTGGGGTGCCGAGGCGGGAAGATTTCCATGTGCTTGGGCCAGCCCGAGGTACAGATTGAGACTCTGCCTCACTACTACCAAAGTTCTCTCCACCCCTTTCCCAAAGAAAAAGCAAGGGAAAGGCATATGATAGAAACTGCTGGATAGACacaagctgagagaagccagaagcATATAAAAACATCCTTTCGTGTACATTCTGtgtattctctgtgtgtgtgtgtgttgtgtgtgtgtgtatgcacacacaaaaatgagATCATTTTATGTAACGCTTAGTTACACCACCTCCCTAtactctgtctctccctgtcatACCATTTGTCCCTTAAGATATTTGTCTACtgagtgactgtggcctcattGGGAGTTAAGCCAATACAGTGTAGCTAGTGAAGGCTTACAGGATCTGGTGAGCTGATACAGTGTAGCTAGTCAGGATGAGGTCCTACTGGATCTGGTGAGCCATACCCAATAGGACTGATATCTTAGACACTCAGGCATAGAGATGAAGGCCATCTGACCCTGAGGCAGAGATGAGATTGGTGCAGCCACAATTCCTGACCTCCCAGAGCCTCACGACAGAAACTGACCCTCTCAAGTCAGTATGTAATATTCTGGACATGATTATAACCCCCATTTTTGGCACCAGGACTGTGGGAGAATAAATTCCTGGACTCACAGCACAGGGAGCACAGAGAGCACGGGAGCACGGAGAGCACGGGAGCACGGAGAGCACGGGAGCACGGGAGCACGGAGAGCAAGGGAGCACGGAGAGCACGGGAGCACAGAGAGCACGGGAGCACGGAGAGCACGGGAGCACAGAGAGCACGGGAGCACGGAGAGCACGGGAGCACGGAGAGCACGGGAGCCAGTGCTCTTTTCCCAGGACTTCTTGCTCCTGGAGGGTTTCTATTTTGCACACTGCCCTTGCTAAGCCTTGCCAGTTTCTCATGGGGTTATCTGACTTCCGACTGGTTTATGAAACATTTGTGTTTAGAGAAGCACATTGTCTGCCTTACACAAGGCTAATTCCTTTTTTGGTtacgcctctctctctctctctctcatctcttttcCTCAGTAATGAGAAGTTCTGTACACAGATACTTTCCTcgtttctttttccttccaaaGCTTcaagttttagttttaaaatgtttaccagaggctgaagagacggctcagttggtaaagtgctaagcaagagaacctgagtttgaccctTAGAACCTACATTAAAAGCTCAGgtattgtgagttcaaggacagtctggtctacagagtgagttccaggacttccagggctacacagagaaaccctgtcttgagtgCCCTCTCTAAAACCTAAAAAAGTCAGGTAttagccaggcttggtggcacacacctttaattccagcactctggaggtaaaggcaggtgaatctctgagtttgaggttagcctggtctacaaaggcagttccaggacagaaaaaccctgtctccaaaacaaaacaacaaaaagtcagGTATGAGGGCTGGAGCAATGGTTCGGCAGTTAAGAACACATGCTGCTCTTCCCcgggacctggatttgattcccagaacgCACATGCTGATTTATAGtagtctgtaactctagtcctggATCCCCCAGGGGGCTCTCCTGGCCTCTAAGGGCACTAGGTACCCAGGTGTATAATATATAtccagacataaatgcaggcaaaacacccatgtagCTGTTAGGCCCAGTTCTTCCTttcagccccatgctcccagaaataaaactcagaatcaaaatatatttatacatacctTAGCAATATAGGTAGGCTCTTCTCTGATTAGATCATAATTTAAGACAagccatttattttaacctacattctgccatgtggctggttacctgtgctcaggttacCATGTTTCCGTCTCCTCATGCCTCTCTGGGTGATGTCCcccctggctctatcccagaattctttctgccttccGGATGCCCCACAGTCTATGCTATCCTTTCCTACAtgccatagtttttttttttaattgacaggtgagaCATCTATACAATATACAAGATATTCTTGCTATACACCCACACAGGTAAgattaaagtattttaattaaaaaaacaaagatcagacatggtggcacatgctcaCCATCTCGCCACTGGGAAGTGGAAATAGGAAGATCCctggcttgctggccagctagcctagcctagcctacttggtaagCTCAGGCCAATAAGAAAGCATGTTTCAAAAATGCaatgtggggggttggggatttagctcagtggtagagcgcttgcctagcaagcgcaaggccctgggtttggtccccagctccgaaaaaaagaaaaaaaatgcaatgtgGACAGTGTCTGAGGAGTAACACCTTCCACAAGTGTTTACATGTATCCACCCGCACATGTGCACCCTTACACATGCATACGTGCACTCGAGTgtgcacccatgtgcacacacacaggactttTTTTGCTAAGTTCTCAGATCTGCCCGG comes from the Rattus norvegicus strain BN/NHsdMcwi chromosome 10, GRCr8, whole genome shotgun sequence genome and includes:
- the Sectm1a gene encoding secreted and transmembrane 1 isoform X1 → MLTRPVVSTIPTLRLFSILLMVVSLNAQNKSWDRPICTENIVSVPRGRPAVMSCNISNTFTDVTIQLTAHGKDRTIFKKKPQGNFSWSGWELHVQGGQAQLVIKDAQDDHRGIYLWQLHGRQRYYRNITLNVSEPSNEDKVTDTRLFTSLPGKEVLSLCPVEANGAACRVDSRERPPAWAYHVLPPWRPLEPQTSWNHHYMIDSAKDFVQFAGHKRPFPEGNGALGSVQKRGQ
- the Sectm1a gene encoding secreted and transmembrane 1 precursor, coding for MLTRPVVSTIPTLRLFSILLMVVSLNAQNKSWDRPICTENIVSVPRGRPAVMSCNISNTFTDVTIQLTAHGKDRTIFKKKPQGNFSWSGWELHVQGGQAQLVIKDAQDDHRGIYLWQLHGRQRYYRNITLNVSEPSNEDKVTDTRLFTSLPDQVKSSQLEAKPGTLMGVIIAVLALGVPGILALICYRHCRSQKPHWVRRF